In Methylococcus geothermalis, one genomic interval encodes:
- the gmhB gene encoding D-glycero-beta-D-manno-heptose 1,7-bisphosphate 7-phosphatase → MRYVILDRDGVINEDSDDYIKSPEEWRPIPGSLDAIALLTRHGFRVVVLTNQSGIARRLFSPATLEAIHDKMRTAVREAGGEIFDVFLCPHGPEDMCGCRKPRPGLFRAFAEKYGVELAGVPAVGDSLRDIEAATAAGAAPMLVETGKGMRTLDRNPELDVPTFPNLYAAAQNIVFSQA, encoded by the coding sequence ATGCGCTATGTGATCCTGGACCGGGATGGCGTCATCAACGAAGACTCCGACGACTACATCAAGTCGCCGGAAGAATGGCGGCCGATCCCCGGCAGCCTCGACGCCATCGCGCTGCTGACTCGCCACGGCTTCCGGGTGGTGGTACTGACCAACCAGTCCGGCATTGCCCGCCGGTTGTTCAGCCCCGCCACGCTGGAAGCGATCCACGACAAGATGCGGACGGCGGTCCGGGAGGCCGGCGGCGAAATCTTCGACGTATTCCTATGCCCGCACGGTCCTGAAGACATGTGCGGCTGCCGCAAGCCCAGGCCCGGCCTGTTCCGCGCCTTCGCCGAAAAATACGGCGTGGAACTCGCCGGTGTGCCGGCCGTCGGCGATTCGCTGCGCGATATCGAAGCGGCGACGGCGGCGGGCGCCGCGCCGATGCTGGTGGAAACCGGCAAGGGCATGCGCACGCTGGACCGGAATCCCGAGCTCGACGTCCCCACCTTCCCAAACCTGTATGCAGCCGCACAAAATATCGTCTTCAGCCAAGCTTGA